A single Verrucomicrobiota bacterium DNA region contains:
- a CDS encoding type II toxin-antitoxin system VapC family toxin — protein sequence MANADDIYVDPIALRRLYVHDDRSRGCCAWRGRTGGCLALTRHGRAELANGICLAIFRGDIDQDAGDAALADVEADLAEGRLAVTDLPWRQALDRARDLSLAHTPTLGNSTLDVLHVASALVLGCRRFVTYDHRQAALAKAVGLRVLSP from the coding sequence GTGGCGAACGCTGACGACATCTATGTCGATCCGATCGCGCTCAGACGCCTCTACGTGCATGACGACCGCTCGCGGGGGTGCTGTGCGTGGCGCGGGCGCACTGGCGGCTGCCTGGCGCTGACGCGGCACGGGCGTGCCGAACTCGCCAACGGCATTTGCTTGGCCATCTTCCGTGGCGACATCGACCAAGACGCGGGTGACGCGGCCCTCGCCGACGTGGAAGCAGACCTTGCGGAGGGGCGTCTCGCTGTGACCGACCTGCCCTGGCGCCAAGCACTCGACCGGGCCAGAGACCTGAGCCTCGCACACACGCCGACTCTCGGAAATAGTACGCTCGACGTACTGCATGTCGCAAGTGCTCTGGTTCTCGGCTGCCGAAGGTTCGTGACCTACGACCACCGCCAGGCTGCGCTGGCCAAGGCGGTGGGACTGCGGGTCCTCAGCCCCTGA
- a CDS encoding SAM-dependent methyltransferase: MSTILIDHQSVPVDSIYGDVQPIAIRPIGHVVAVSNADGGEHSSKISTIRLLPAMARFMSGLEEESSVLVLWYFDRAGSVESVFPRGWDGKRVGPFASRTPHRLTPIGATEVELVEVRGTTLLVRGLEAFEGTPVLDIKVTMQSLREGGRRRTDRRRGGQGDAGSI, translated from the coding sequence ATGTCCACGATCCTCATCGACCATCAATCCGTCCCCGTCGATTCGATCTACGGCGACGTTCAGCCCATTGCGATCCGGCCCATCGGGCACGTGGTCGCGGTGAGCAACGCTGACGGCGGCGAGCATTCGAGCAAGATCTCCACGATCCGATTGCTGCCCGCGATGGCCCGATTCATGAGCGGCCTGGAGGAGGAATCCTCGGTACTGGTGCTCTGGTACTTCGACCGCGCAGGTTCCGTGGAAAGCGTATTTCCGCGCGGTTGGGACGGCAAACGCGTCGGGCCCTTCGCCTCGCGGACACCCCACCGGCTGACGCCGATTGGCGCCACCGAGGTGGAGCTGGTGGAGGTGCGCGGCACGACCCTCCTGGTCCGCGGCCTGGAGGCCTTCGAGGGCACACCCGTGCTCGACATCAAGGTCACGATGCAAAGCCTGCGCGAGGGCGGGCGAAGGCGAACGGATCGTCGACGAGGCGGGCAAGGCGATGCAGGATCCATCTGA